A window of Belonocnema kinseyi isolate 2016_QV_RU_SX_M_011 chromosome 9, B_treatae_v1, whole genome shotgun sequence contains these coding sequences:
- the LOC117180432 gene encoding uncharacterized protein K02A2.6-like has protein sequence MDHHVLRWAYFLSGFRYKIETIKSEQNGNCDALSRLPICDDTNVFGADFTPIYNIKENVALDWQAVQRETKTDELLSKIMKFCTLGWPSSCKNSADITSSLFAKRHEISIEDGCLFWGNRIIIPESLQLGLIKEFHASHLGIIKMKAWARSYVWWPNIDIDLENAVKSCDICLKNPKNPPHAPLTPWPWPHNVWKRIHLDFLGPFYGNMYLVVIDAHSKWPEFVGFGNNTKASALIDACQVLFARYGLPRHVVSDNGPQFTAADFKEFLEKQGVKQSFSPPYHPPSNGAAENFVGTFKNKVAKLVEGKKSVKEAINIFLFDYRSSPHCTTGKSPACLFYKRELRTRFDKLRSRLADKVQTKQQAQVDARPHSRNVVLEPGDAVWVDNHPKTGGKRVEAEIAKALSPSTFEVQLKSGATLKRHTDQIVKPTRRSAIIANRKA, from the coding sequence CGGTGGGCGTATTTTTTATCGGGGTTTCGGTATAAGATCGAAACAATCAAGTCGGAGCAAAACGGGAATTGCGACGCATTGTCGCGCCTGCCAATTTGCGACGATACCAATGTATTCGGAGCTGACTTTACGCCAATTTACAACATTAAAGAAAATGTTGCACTAGACTGGCAAGCAGTCCAAAGGgaaacaaaaacagatgaattattgaGCAAGATTATGAAATTTTGTACACTCGGTTGGCCAAGCAGCTGTAAGAATTCGGCAGACATCACAAGCAGTTTGTTTGCTAAAAGGCATGAAATTTCGATAGAGGACGGTTGCCTATTTTGGGGCAACAGGATAATAATTCCCGAATCCTTGCAGCTCGGCTTGATCAAAGAGTTTCACGCATCACATTTAGGgataataaaaatgaaagcaTGGGCGAGATCGTACGTGTGGTGGCCCAATATCGATATCGATCTCGAGAACGCAGTCAAATCGTGCGACATCTGcttaaagaatccaaaaaatcCACCACACGCACCTCTCACACCGTGGCCATGGCCGCACAACGTTTGGAAGCGCATCCACCTCGACTTTCTAGGCCCCTTTTATGGCAACATGTACTTAGTAGTGATCGATGCGCACTCAAAATGGCCAGAGTTCGTCGGATTCGGCAATAACACAAAGGCGAGCGCGCTGATCGACGCATGCCAAGTATTATTCGCGAGATACGGACTACCAAGACACGTGGTGTCTGACAATGGCCCACAGTTCACCGCggcggattttaaagaatttctcgaAAAGCAAGGGGTCAAACAAAGCTTCTCACCCCCATACCACCCGCCGAGTAATGGGGCCGCGGAGAACTTCGTAGGCACGTTCAAAAACAAAGTCGCGAAACTTGTCGAAgggaaaaagagtgtaaaagaggCAATAAACATCTTCCTATTCGATTACCGTAGCTCGCCACATTGCACGACGGGAAAATCACCCGCTTGCCTTTTCTATAAACGGGAGCTGCGCACGCGTTTCGACAAACTAAGGTCGAGGTTAGCGGACAAAGTCCAAACAAAACAGCAAGCTCAAGTCGACGCCCGCCCGCACTCGCGGAATGTTGTACTAGAGCCCGGCGATGCAGTCTGGGTCGACAACCACCCGAAAACCGGCGGCAAACGCGTCGAGGCAGAAATTGCAAAGGCTTTGTCTCCATCAACATTCGAAGTACAGCTAAAATCAGGTGCCACATTAAAGCGGCACACTGACCAGATTGTGAAGCCAACGCGCCGTTCGGCTATAATCGCTAATCGTAAGGCATGA
- the LOC117180433 gene encoding ribonuclease H1-like yields the protein MSTFLDKRDPKTLDEALVYAGHIEDRIKYQERTRAAATFHISRRKESPLERPRSPSPYSLQMTKMETRESKLCKGSGLNNSYDKEEFSTTESSSADGEDSDDSEAPVFRKAYTVLPSSEPSIVKTTPSPKTAPPKIPIQNPPFLPLHDPVVDVYVDGASIFHKEVQNTRAGIGVWFGSNHALIISKQIQGRQTNNRAEI from the exons ATGTCTACTTTTTTGGACAAACGCGACCCGAAGACGCTCGATGAGGCACTTGTGTATGCAGGACACATAGAAGATCGCATCAAGTATCAGGAGAGGACGAGAGCAGCTGCCACATTCCATATCTCAAGGCGAAAGGAGTCTCCTTTAGAGCGACCTCGCTCACCCAGTCCCTATTCGTTGCAAATGACGAAAATGGAAACAAGAGAATCCAAGCTTTGTAAAGGATCAG GTCTAAACAACTCTTACGacaaagaagaattctcaaccacgGAAAGCTCATCAGCAGATGGTGAAGATAGTGACGATTCTGAAGCCCCGGTATTTCGAAAAGCCTACACCGTTTTACCCAGTTCAGAACCATCAATTGTTAAAACAACCCCTTCTCCTAAAACTGCACCTCCTAAGATCCCAATTCAGAATCCGCCGTTCCTCCCTCTACACGATCCAGTAGTGGACGTGTATGTGGATGGCGCGAGCATCTTTCATAAGGAAGTTCAGAATACTAGGGCAGGAATAGGAGTATGGTTTGGCTCAAATCACGCCTTAATTATTTCAAAGCAAATTCAGGGTCGACAAACCAATAATCGTGCTGAAATATAA